DNA sequence from the Pichia kudriavzevii chromosome 4, complete sequence genome:
AATGACAACAGGAACACATAAGAAAACCTGGAAGAACGAGGTGGCATTGGCCTTTTCACCGATCGGGAATAATGCAACCCAGAATTGGGCCATTAAGATCAAGCAGTTCAACAAGACACCAAATATGGAACCATAGATACCAAGTTGAGCGCAGAATGGTAGTTCATCGGTTCCTCTGCCTTTGACATAGAGAGCCCTTCTGAATCTGAGGTGGCATGCACAGATGGACCCCCATGTGAAGATAGAGGACAAACCGGACAATGCCAACATCCAGTCGAAAACATCGTCATGATGAGAAGATGCTGCTAGGTAACACAATAGACCAATGATGAGAGAAGTAACAACACCAGCTAATGGTCTTCCCTCTCTGTCAATATAACCAAAAATTCTTGGAGCAAAACCTTGGTCAGCCAAAGAGGCAACTGTTCTTGATGCACCATAAACAGAGGAGTTAGCAACAGAACAGACGGCAATCATAATAACGGCGTTCATGACAGATGGCAAGCCTCTAATACCAGCATTTTGGATGGAAATGACAAAGGGAGAAGCAGCAGCACCAGAGTTGCCCAATAGCCGTGGATCATCGTATGGGACATTAACCCCAACTAAAGTTAAGGAGATGATGTAGAAAAGAGTAATTCTCCAGAAAACTTGTTTTGTAGCAGATGGTAGAGATACTCTAGGGTTTTCAGTTTCAGCAGCTGCCAAACCAACCAATTCCGTACCTGCAAACGAGAATGCAGATGTAACAAACACAGCACAGACACCTTTGAAGCCAGCGGCAAAGGCGCCAGGATGATGCCAATACTGGCCACCAATGTAACCACCCTTAGGGCCACCACCACAGTTGATAACAATACCTAGGATGATGTAACCAATGATGGCCAAGACCTTCAAAGCAGAGAAGATGAACTCGGCCTCACCGTAACCCTTGACACCAAAGACATTGAtaaacaaaaccaaaacgTAGAAGATAGTGACCCAAGCCGCAGAGCTAACTTCTGAGTTCCAGTAGTCGATTGTGATTGCGGCAGCAACTAATTCAAGAGGCAAAGTAACTAACCATTGCAAGGCATAATTCCAAGCCATACAGAACCCCCAAGCACTGGATATAAATCTAGTATTGtattgaacaaaagaaCCAGAGACAGGGAAAGCAACACACAATTCACCCAACGCTTGGACGGTACAATACATCATACACCCGGTCAAGATCCAGGCAATGACAAGGGCAGCCGGACCACCAGTGGCCAATGCTGAACCAGAACCAACGAATAAACCAGTACCGATGGAACCACCAATTGCAATCATTTGCAAGTGTCTGTTTTTCAAGCCTCTCTTCAATGGAGCTCTTGCAGAAATGAGGTTGGCCCTTTCAATATCAGTGAGGTTAGGATCGATTTCACCTAGATCTATAGGTTTGAAACCATCgataaaatttttgaagaatcctTGGTCTTTCTTAGTTTTAGAGTATGCGTTCGTACTCACATCGTCTTCGATTTCACTAACAGGAGTGATAGAAGTGCTTGCCAACTCCTTCTCGTTGTATGATTTTCTCGTCGACATTATATGTACTTTATCTTTGTCTCAAAAGAAGGTGCAATCAACCtaagaagaggaagataGATGTACCTCTGACAAGAAGGAACAGCATGTTTTATATACTTCTTTTTTACTGCACTGATTGTTATCAGTATGTCGTGATTGcaagtaaaacaaaatgcTTCAAGCTGATTAGCGGAAAGAATTTAACAAAAACAAGCAAGTCGATTCGGAAAAAGCTTTGACATCATCGAAAGGCTAGATTAGATACCACCCCTGATAGTGACAGTTCCCCTCTCTTCAACATGGCATGTATTTTCCTCTTATCTAGGGCATGTCCATATTTGGCAACGCCTCTCGCCTCTGGCGGCACTTGTGCCGTAATTTCACGGCATTGGCGTTTTATCGTTCGGCGTAGGTGGCCCGATATTCCAAATTGGGCGGAAATTTTTTCCAGCTCATAGCCGAGTTTTTACTTTTTGGGAATATCACGTGACACAAAACAATGCGCCGTAGAAGGACTactgttgatgttgataagACGTGTAATAGAGGTTCTTTTCTATGAACTGGGAGGAGGAGAAGCCAACCAACGACCACAGTTCTATAGATATCGACTAGGTCGGCAAAAAAAGGTTAggagacaaaaaaaaaaacaaaaagaaaaaaacatagaGATAAACCCAAACATATTGCAAGTATTTGAGGAACAGGGTTGTGTAATTCCTGCATGCGTCATGTTTAGACCTGATTCAAATCATGATATCTATTTACAGTATAAAAGGGAGTACatctatatatatgaaTATAATTGAGTGGTACTTTATTTGAGAACCTTGTCGGTGTCTATTTTCCACTCATCTTTATCATTGTCTTTAATGAGCAGGCCTTGTTCCTCTAATCTATTGAACATATCCTGTGGAACCCAACCTCCGGTTGCAGTGAATGGCTTGGAGCCATTGGAAATTTCGTATTCTTGAATCTTCTTGGCAAATTCATTGatctcattttcattgaatttaaTAGGATTAGGTTCACCCTTCGCCTTACCTAGAACTCCATTTCCATTGTAATTCTCCCACATTGTAGATATTTCAATTaaaccattttcaatatacaATGCATCTTTCAAGTTCTTGAAATTCAGAATGTTTAAGTAACAGCTCTTAACAAGCTTAATAACAGGTGAAATAACCCCAACTAATTCCTTGCTGTTTTTGTTAATGGAAACTTCCCATAAAAATTGGTTTCTGGTCCTTTTAAACATAAATCTGTATTGTTCCTTTTCAACGTCATCTAATTGGTTGAAATTGTTCACTTCTTGTTGTAAACTAAAGATTTTTTCACCATTATATTCCAAGAACTTGGGATAATTACTAATTAGGAATGGCTTGACGACACAGTTTTCAAAGTCTAGAAATTCAAACCCTTTGTTATCTTTTCTAACTAATACATTCATTGGATCCAGATCTCCAATTAATAATCttggtttcaaaagttCAGCAAGATTTGGAATGATAGTTTCTTTAGGATTTAAGTTAAACATCTCTCCTGCAACTAGtcttaatttttcaaagattttgatagCATCCTTCAGATCTGCAATGTCATCCTTAACATTCTCAcccttttcaattgctgCCAATCTGTTTCTTAAACTTAAAATTTCCAAGTCTACTAGATCTTgtatcatcttcaaaggCTCAGATCTCTTCCATGGACCAACGTACCTATCGATATCTTCCCCTGCAACATATTCCTTGTTTCTATAATATGCACTTTCAACACTTGGCCCAATGACCCATCTATCTTGGCCTTCATATGCAATCGCCTCCAAGCCCTTTGGACaatcatctttgaaataaatGGACCCATAATTATCGAAAATAAAATCGCCCAcaattttgttgaaatccGCCAATGGCTCAATGACCTCGTTCAATTGACTGATCGCTTCATTGCAATCCAACCTATCGTCCTTACTATCAACTAGTggattccattttttcattaatgACGATTCAACATCCTCAATATACTCCATTAACATGAAAGGATGTCCAAGTTGATTGTCATACTCACCGGAATAAGCCAAGACTTTTGGAATGTTTAGGTTTAACGCGTTTGATAAAAAGTCCATTGTAGCAACCTCAGATTCaattttcctctttgtgAAAACTTTGGATCCCAATGAGTAAGGTAATCTCAGCACTAGTTTCTTATCCAATCCTTCAAGTTGAATTCTATAAATTCTGTGGTGTTTTCCTTCATGTAATGACAAGACTTGATTGATATCCTTGACTTCTCCAtcatttccaaagaaatttttgatattattgCTCAAAACCTTTACTTTATCAACCCTTTCTATAGCATCAGGATTGGTTTCACCAAGTGACTTGCCTAATgaattgatatttttgagAGTTTCGTTTAAACCTTGGATTGAAAACTTGGTGAAtcttttttgcttttcctGCTTATCATTTTTCAGCCATGTCCCCCatgaatattcaaagatatgATTACGTTTTGGATCAGAATCATCGAACAAGTTAGTTGTTGTCTCCTTTGGTGCGGTGCCAATTTTGGTAGACTGGAATCTGACCTGATTCAGTGCACAAATACTAACTTTGCGTGGAGTCCTCAGAATACTCCTAGAGTATTTTAAAGCAGTTCTAGTTGATCTAGATAACATGGTGAATTGTTTGTAGTTGGTGcttcaatgaaaattcatTCAGCCAATTCCCTTTCACAAGAAAAATCGTCcacttgttgaagaaaagtgTCAAGATTCATTGCGAAActacatttttttttgccttttcTCGGCATAGAAACCAGAAGGCTCAGCTGCGTGTGGCATTATCAGTGGAGGAAATGGCAAAGGCTCAATACTATTTCATTCCAGCTTCATAATTCTTTTTTGACCTTTTACTAACAATGTCTAACATGACCATGacaaatacaaatggtAGAAGAAGAGTATCAGAAAGGTttacaaaacaacaaagCGAGAGAACTGTTATTGATATCTTAACTATCAGCATTTcttgcattttctttttacgTGGATTTTTCCATGACAGCTTTTTCACCGATGATAAGTTTTACATCAACAAAGACCTtgcaaacaagaaattTAAGAAAGACTATATCAGagtcaaaaaaatcaaaagaaatgtATCTGATGATGTGGATATGATTCTAAACTGGATTAATATATCAATTCAAGATGCTTTACACAAGAAATATTTAAAAGCAATCAATGTGtcaattcttcttgatgATAAGGTGCCGGCAAAAGTTTTCGAGTCTTACGTTTTTGATGTAAAGTATTCTGATATACAGCCGGAATCCATTTCCttcaatgatgatatcCTTATATCACCAGTTGAATTAACTAAGCTTCAAATTTTTAatctattgaaaaaaattattttacTTACACAAGCTTTACCACCATTACCAAGTAAGAAATTTCTAAGCATGAGATTGTTGTTCAACGATAAATGCCCAAACGACTATTATCCGGAATACTTTACTGACTGCACAAATTGTAAACCAGATTCAATCAGGATTCCAGTACCTGTTTATAACGATATTGTTGCAGATTGCGGTGGGGTAAATTCTGTACATCACAATGTAACCGCAAAGTTGGTTTCATTATCCACATTAACCAATTCCGATTATGAAAACGCAAATATTATCGATGTGGACCCATTTGAGATTTTTGGATGCAtgaaagaggaaaatgataaagaaaaggatGACATAATTAGCCTCAACACTCAAGTTTCTCAAGTGACAAAAGATTTATATGACATGTTAACGACTTACGAGAATCAAGTTCATGACGGCGAAACTCAAGTTCATATGAAATCCAATGACGCAAGTACAAAGGAAATCGAAGAGAATATTACTATCTCCTGCGAATGTAAAGCTGAGACCTACCTACCATATACCTCGTTAATAAAATGTCAGAAATGTCAAAAGTGGGTTCACAAAGTTTGTTATTCATACCAGTCAAACCCTCCAGATTTCCTATGCATTACATGTGCTGGAAATATCAGTTTGGATGACGATTTGCaaattttgttcaatattaGAAAACTAATAGCCTGCTATGAAAGCAACAACACATCACAAATAGTGTCTTTAACCACAGCGGCTGAACAAATTGGATTCACATCAACACAAATGTTGACGAACCAAAAGATCTCCAGAAGCGTTATAGACGCCTTTTCAGTTTTAATATACAAAGGACTACTTTCGTTTAAAGCCCAAAAGTCCTTCAACCATAACATTTTCagtgttgaatttgatggaCTTTTGGTAGAAAATAAGCCAATATCAATCGGCAAGTATTTTGTTCAACccaatttcaataacaGAAACACCATTAACAAATTActtgatttgaattttaaTAGGTCAAAATCGTTTCAGGAAATTTTAGCAGATTATAATCAATCTAATGATGAGACTATGGTTGAAGACGAAAATTACTCTGAAACTCTCTCCAAGTAtaagaagatgaaaatcAGCAAGTCCAaggatatttttcaaatttgaaaatgcaagTGCATACCTAATAATCATTTTAATTGCAATATAAAACATTGCTTACTTTGCTAACCTCGAATATAATCCGTCAGGTCAGATATCCTTAGAACACCCCTGAATTTCTCACCGTCTGTAGTATCTTCACATACGAAAAGGTTGGTGACGAGCATCTTCTCCATCAAATCATAAGTAGACAATAGTGGATATCGGCTGTTGACAATAAATAGCTCCTTTCTAGATTTCATATACCTGCTTAGGTTAAGTACAGCAGTATTATTTACCTCACTTTCCGGgcttgaaaaagaaataagGGTTGAGTCCGAATGGCCGTTTAATCTAACTAAACGATCAATACTGGCATAATCTACAAACCCAACAAGTGAGCGATTGTGTACGGATTGCAGAACAACAAAACCATCATTGTTTATAAGctctttttcaaagttattatcttcaattATCTGATCTAGCTTTTTAATAAACTCTTTTATCTGAATAAGTTCATCATAGTAGACAATACGATTCTTACTTTCCTTTAGAGCACCTAATATAGCCACATCAGAGAATGGCGAAAGCTTCAAAGATTCAACTGTTTCCGGCGCCAAATAGTTCTTATGAGTCTTAGACAACCACATCTCATAAAATCCTCTACTATCGAAAAGTTCAACAATCGACTTAGCAACCACAACACCCATCATCAATGGAATCAAGTAGGTTACAGCTCCCGTGATCTCAAAAACAATAACTACAGCTGCAACAGATGTATTAGTGACACCAGCAAAAAATGACGCAGCTCCAACAATTGCATAAGAACCAGGAGACACACAGTTTCTCTTCTCTTGGAAACATTGTGCAAAAATGTCACTCCCTAGgtgaatttgaaatagtTCAACTATTCTTCCAATGATTCGGCCTATTAAACCACCAATGACTAACGATGGTAATAAGATGCCGCCTGGAATGTCCAAAGTGTATGCAAGGTTAGATTGAATAAATATAACGACCAAATAGTAGATGAGTTCTAACGTTTCGTGTTTAGCTGTACAGACGGATTGgctattattattacttTTATTTGGATCTGTACAATCATGAAATAATGTAACTAGCAAATCATTCATCGTCAAGTCGCTGAACTTTAATGGATATAGAATAGTTGTTGTGATAGTTGCAAGCAGGGTAATTTCCGCTATTGGATGATCTAACAGATATTGAATGGCTTTAGAATCCGAGAAGCATTTACTCGATTTTCTAAACTCTGTTAGTCTCAACTGTAGGCTATTAAAGGCCAATGAAAGAAATCCACAAATAAGACCGACAAAAAGATATGGTATCAATTCCAAGAGAACATAACCATTTGCAAGATCCACCGTAAATGCCTTATTGATTGTTATCTTCTTGAAGGGATggactttgaaaaaaataaatgttGCAATTGTAGAGCACACAAACCCATTCCACATAAGCATATGAAATCGTTTACCgagtttcaatttttccaaagagaaaagCAGCCCTCCGATTGGTGCACCAAACGCTAACGAGATACCAATTACAAATCCAATAGAGAGAAATTCTCTTCTGACCACCTCGTTGTTTaggttgttgaaaatgtgGAACTGGCCTGACAGgaagttcaaaaaaaagttgataaCACCGCATGATATATGAATCAATGGACCTTCATAGCCCAACAACAACCCTCCACATGCAACAATGAATATTAGAGAGACgtactttttcaaaataatactccaattcaagaaatcattATTAACTGCACCTGCAATGATAGCCATCAATTCACTGATCCCACTTTTAACAATCCAAGAGTTTGCGGAAGAGATCATTAGACCAAGAAATGATAATACAACAGTGCATATGAGCACTATGACAAGATCTGCAAAGGATTTCGCCATGCCACGATGATTCCCCCCATACAATTTCCAGCTAGATGGCTCACAAGCTGAACGAACTTTAAAGACGTCGGTTGAGCAATATCCGTATTTTATATCATTCAACCAGGTGGAGGACCAATCTAAAAATATTGCTAGAAGTGATAATGTAACACTAGCCAATATGATAATAGGCCATTGATTGTATCGGTTGACAAATCGATCCAATACAGAGCTTGACGATTCCACTCTGTGGAGGTTTTCATTTTGCCTAAGCTTGTCAAGTTTTCCCCAAGGAATAATTTGCCCATCTAAATATTCACCCTCATTGAATATTTCCTTACCGATGGCCTTGGCATTGGGTTCTGAAGATGCCGTTTCTTCTCTAAACGTTACTACGGGAACTGTACTCGGAAAAGATTTAAACAGGTCTTCATCTGTTGGGTATAACTTTGTCACTTCCTCATTCATGACAAAATAACCAACTAACTCTTTCTTGTCGTATATCTTTGCACACATTGAAAGAGTTGTCATTCTTGTCTCATCCACGTATATAACTTTCTCTTACCAACTTGCTAATTCATGAAGGCCGCGCTTTAGtaagtaaaaaaaaaaaaagtttgacCATAATCggcaaaaaataaacattcTCTATTCACGAGTCAgtatttatttgtttttattaGGTATATaatgtttgtttttctttttttttcttttgaatagATACAGTTATCTGACAAGTAGTATTCAATCGGACTTTTTAGTACCTTGAAAGGAACATTTATAAACCATCAAATAATATGTTGAGGACAGCTAGATCGCTACCATCACTCCGCCTTCTTTATCAGTCTGAAATAAAATCTTTACACGAACCTGTTAAAGCAGCTACAACTTACGCTTTCAAATCAGGGGACTTGTTCCATACTCAGACAAAGTTATCAGTGAGACATGTTCATCAAACTTCTAAGAAGGAAACAATTCTTCTCGATATTTCCTCTCATAAGGGGAAATATACATCAATGAATCTACAAGgtttgaaaatggaatgTAGAAAAAGAGGTTTGAAGGTTTCTGGTCGTAAGATTGACCTAGTTCAAAGACTCATTGCACAAGAGCAATCAGGTATTGAGAATTCAAGAGCATATTCTGGGCTTTCTGAGCAACATTCTAGTGATCGTTCTATATTACCACTAGAAGTGAAAAAGCAAAGTAGTGCTAAGTTGTCGAAAAAGGCTGAAGTTAAGAGTGGAAAGTCAGGGAAAACTAAAACGAATGAACAATCAATAACAGCTTCAAAAACTAGATTGTCGAAGAAAAGCAcatcaaaaaatgaaaatgccaAGGGTCAACTTAGCTCTCAAGAGGCAAATACCCGCTCAGATACCACACTCGAAGCTGAACAAGAAAAGCATCGCCTACAGAGCGCAATAAGCAATGCAGCGTTTTCTGTTACCAACCAGCACATTGTTTCAAATGTTCTCAAAAAAGCCAACGAACAATCTAAAGAGcaaattattgaaaaatctaaGAAACAGATAAAAGCAAGGGCCAAAGAACAACAAAGAACACACTACGAACAAAGCCAACGGAAACACTACAACGAAACTAAAACACGTGAAGAAAACCAGCATGAGAATGTCAGACTGACAAATAGAGACATAGGATTCTTATCTGCGTTTGGTGTCTCTACTGTGGCATGGTGGTCTATGAAGGAATGATATTACTATCCTATCAAGTTGCCTCCTTAAACGCTCCTTAAGAGGATTCTAATGAGTTTTACTTTCTACTCGTTTTTTTAGTTCTTTGAAGTGCTTTTTTTATGTATTTATTATTCTTTAAGTTATctaacaaaacaaaaagatataACGTCTACAAAGAGATAAATCGCTGATTAGCGGAATTTAGTAGAGGTACATATTGTCAACACAGCCATAGCCTGCAGCAACACCACCTTCATTACTTGAACTAGTTTTCGATCTCAGTAGATGGCCACAAACCTGGTTATCAATAATTTCACcagtattttcattgaacAGATAACTACCGAATACACCCAACTCTGAAACTATGCCATCGTTCAACACTTCACCGTTTCTTAATATTAGATTTTCATGGATTTTAGGATTAATCAGTTCCATCAAAATATATGCTTCCCATTCATTTTCTTGGATAGATTTAAGAAACAATGGTATTTCTTCCTTATAGATATTATTGCCCCCACCCTCTCTTTGTGGTTTTAACACAAACTTTTCCGGGCTTTCAAATGCTAACTTCTTGGCTAGACTACCATCTTCACTATCATCCAACGGATAGATCTTACAGAATGAATCGCCTAGCGACTCAATTTCCTTATCATTTAAGAATAGTGATAGATTGTCCTGCTTAGTTAATAGCTGTTGTACTTTTTTTGAGCCGCTCAATTGGGTCAACAGGGAAGGACACTTGATGGCTAAAGTGGATTCGAGCATGCTTCTACATCTCCATGTTTCTGGTAAATCAAATTCTGCTGGTCCATATGCCGATCTGTAATAAACGACAGATACTTCATACCCCTGATAAAACAATTTACGACTGTTTGGATCGATATGAACCAACCTCGAGACACTTGGCAATTCCACCCTTTTAGTGAGAACATTGAATTCATTGAGTAAATTATATTCGATGCTTCTCTGGTCAAATGCGTTCCTTTCAGATGGCTGGACAACCATTAGAACAATTGACTTGTTTTCCCCTTTTAAGTACTTGTCATTGTAATATTTAACCCCAGAATGAAGTCCTCGTGCCAATTTTTTATCACTTTCACTTATTGGTAGCTCGTTTTCTTCATAGTATTGGGATAGTGGCACACCAGTGTAGGCACCTATTTTGTTTAAGTAAGTGTGTGCTTGGCCAACCTTTGGACTCAATCCACCAAACGAAACACTCACAGTGTTATATTCCACCTGTTTTATTAAGTTCAAGGTCTCATCATACATATAGTCCGATCTCGTCAAAGCAAGAGAAACATCTTGAGGAATACCTTTTTCCAGAGCCTTTTGGTAACAATCCCATAGTTTTCCAGTAAAAGGTTTATCATGAATTGATAACTTCTCAATGATACCCTCCAACCATTTTTTCTCAGAAACAACGTTAGCATATAGTTTATTGTAGCTTTTCTGAATATCGTaacttttttcaaattgtttcCGTGGAAACGGCGTTGGGAATATAGTAATAGGTGCCAGAACGGGTTCGTAGTCCTTGTATGGAGCAGGTGGATACATTACTAAGCCATTTGATAATCCGAATTGGCTCACTTCATGGACTAGTTCTTGCAACTTTTGGTCATTTAAAACCGGGAAATCCTTCTGGGTCATACTTCGGAAGTTTGAGGTGCTTAGATATCCGTGTTGAAGAGATAGTTCCTGCAGAAATGTTACTCAGTACAGTCAGTTCTTAAGCAATTTCGTTGATAAAATCCACGTTAAATTAACATGTCCGAAATAGGAATTAGTTTCCCAGCTGTGGCGCTCAAGCATTTGGTTTTTAAGTTTCTGTTTTCGGACTCAACTGAATTATGAGTACTCCagtgatttttctttgaaatctcTGCAATTTTACCCTCAGATTTTGTGGGGAAACTGCGATACTATACTGTGCTGATCACAGAACTTGTCAAGGGAGTAATAATATTGTGACTTTAGCATTCGGTGCAACTGTTTAGCCTTCCCAATAAGTGGCAAGTTTTGGTAGCCCACTATTTCCACAGAAGCGTTttggcaaaaaaaaaaggaaaaatccCTAATGTACTTTTTCTCTTAAACTTCTTGTGACTTTTTGCACAAGCATTCAAATTTTGCTTCCATCATAAAATGTCTTCACACTGTAGGTTTTCCCCCATCAGTCAGTAAGTAAAATACCGTGTCCCAGCTAATTATTAGATCATAATCATATCCTTGTCAACACAAGATTGTCAGTTTGCACAATAATTGCTACtatttgatgtttttgattATTAGTGAACTAGTTTATTCTTATCACGAAGTGCTTCAATATTACATGGCCGGGATTGCTCCTTTGAAGTCTTAGTTGGTCGTTTTGTCATTGTATAATTAGAGCTTCTAATAGATTTTGGTATATACAGTGAGGTACAGAGACATATTCCAACACACATTTTTCATGTTTGAAAGGTACTTGTGTATGGAAATTGAGTGCATACAAGTTTATATCGTATCCCAAACATGTTTGAGAAAACTTCCAGCTAACAGCCAACTGTATTTAATAATATTTGGTATCTATAATAGTGTTGATGTTCCTACCAATCGTGTTTCATTGCTGTAAATTAAAGGTACGAATTCTCCTgcttttgaaagaaaacactAGTTTGTTCAGTGAAGTAGGTAGATTACTAATTTGTGTCAAAAATACTTCCGAGGAAACTAAACCGGACCTATTTATGTACTAACGTTTTGCATTTCAAACAACCTTTAGCACCCATTGCCCATTAAAACTTATTTTTGCTAGAAAATACTATGGATGCATCCGTTAGATGTGAAATAGGTTGTTCATAAAGCATCCTGTGTTAACACAGAATATGCTTTCCATTTTACATTGATGCTCTCGAATATACATAATTTTGGAATCAATCATCAACATAAGTACTTGCATTGCCCACTTCACTCTATAGCTAGGTAATATGtgcctttttcttttagtACCATAAAGATTGATACCAGATTGCTCCCACTATAAAACAGTCAAATCTACTGTTTATTGAGTCGTCATACAACAGGcagatggaaaaaaaaaattagttATACTCAATCATCAAAAACTGTAATCACTATCAGTTAAAGTGGAGTTTTTCAGGTGCAGAAAACTCAAACTTCTCAAGAGCTCATCCTATAAGTAATGATTCTCTCTAAAGTCTCCGGATACAGTATTCATTCAAACTGGTAAATTCAGTCTCAACACGTAATCGACGCGGCGCAAAGAGTTACGAAGACGAGATCCGTGCACCAATTCCACCACGtataacttttttttttttccaatgttATGGTGGTAGAGCATGCCAGTTTGAACTGATGAAAAGGACCTATACTTGCCCTGACCACATAGTCAAGAGCACTCAGGTAAGGACCGATCCTGTCACGATATCCAGCTTTGATTCTGGGCTTCCCTTGTGAATAAGTATGTCGTTTTCTGTATCCCAGGTCCCAGGATTAACCAGCGAT
Encoded proteins:
- a CDS encoding uncharacterized protein (PKUD0D00150; Pfam Domains: AA_permease(8.3e-189)), with the protein product MSTRKSYNEKELASTSITPVSEIEDDVSTNAYSKTKKDQGFFKNFIDGFKPIDLGEIDPNLTDIERANLISARAPLKRGLKNRHLQMIAIGGSIGTGLFVGSGSALATGGPAALVIAWILTGCMMYCTVQALGELCVAFPVSGSFVQYNTRFISSAWGFCMAWNYALQWLVTLPLELVAAAITIDYWNSEVSSAAWVTIFYVLVLFINVFGVKGYGEAEFIFSALKVLAIIGYIILGIVINCGGGPKGGYIGGQYWHHPGAFAAGFKGVCAVFVTSAFSFAGTELVGLAAAETENPRVSLPSATKQVFWRITLFYIISLTLVGVNVPYDDPRLLGNSGAAASPFVISIQNAGIRGLPSVMNAVIMIAVCSVANSSVYGASRTVASLADQGFAPRIFGYIDREGRPLAGVVTSLIIGLLCYLAASSHHDDVFDWMLALSGLSSIFTWGSICACHLRFRRALYVKGRGTDELPFCAQLGIYGSIFGVLLNCLILMAQFWVALFPIGEKANATSFFQVFLCVPVVIVCYVFWVFYKKDYKFFVRSADIDIDTGRREVDLELLKQELAEEKAFIASKPFYYRLYKTWC
- a CDS encoding uncharacterized protein (PKUD0D00160; similar to Saccharomyces cerevisiae YER080W (AIM9); ancestral locus Anc_7.271), giving the protein MLSRSTRTALKYSRSILRTPRKVSICALNQVRFQSTKIGTAPKETTTNLFDDSDPKRNHIFEYSWGTWLKNDKQEKQKRFTKFSIQGLNETLKNINSLGKSLGETNPDAIERVDKVKVLSNNIKNFFGNDGEVKDINQVLSLHEGKHHRIYRIQLEGLDKKLVLRLPYSLGSKVFTKRKIESEVATMDFLSNALNLNIPKVLAYSGEYDNQLGHPFMLMEYIEDVESSLMKKWNPLVDSKDDRLDCNEAISQLNEVIEPLADFNKIVGDFIFDNYGSIYFKDDCPKGLEAIAYEGQDRWVIGPSVESAYYRNKEYVAGEDIDRYVGPWKRSEPLKMIQDLVDLEILSLRNRLAAIEKGENVKDDIADLKDAIKIFEKLRLVAGEMFNLNPKETIIPNLAELLKPRLLIGDLDPMNVLVRKDNKGFEFLDFENCVVKPFLISNYPKFLEYNGEKIFSLQQEVNNFNQLDDVEKEQYRFMFKRTRNQFLWEVSINKNSKELVGVISPVIKLVKSCYLNILNFKNLKDALYIENGLIEISTMWENYNGNGVLGKAKGEPNPIKFNENEINEFAKKIQEYEISNGSKPFTATGGWVPQDMFNRLEEQGLLIKDNDKDEWKIDTDKVLK
- a CDS encoding uncharacterized protein (PKUD0D00170; similar to Saccharomyces cerevisiae YIL072W (HOP1); ancestral locus Anc_7.269); the protein is MSNMTMTNTNGRRRVSERFTKQQSERTVIDILTISISCIFFLRGFFHDSFFTDDKFYINKDLANKKFKKDYIRVKKIKRNVSDDVDMILNWINISIQDALHKKYLKAINVSILLDDKVPAKVFESYVFDVKYSDIQPESISFNDDILISPVELTKLQIFNLLKKIILLTQALPPLPSKKFLSMRLLFNDKCPNDYYPEYFTDCTNCKPDSIRIPVPVYNDIVADCGGVNSVHHNVTAKLVSLSTLTNSDYENANIIDVDPFEIFGCMKEENDKEKDDIISLNTQVSQVTKDLYDMLTTYENQVHDGETQVHMKSNDASTKEIEENITISCECKAETYLPYTSLIKCQKCQKWVHKVCYSYQSNPPDFLCITCAGNISLDDDLQILFNIRKLIACYESNNTSQIVSLTTAAEQIGFTSTQMLTNQKISRSVIDAFSVLIYKGLLSFKAQKSFNHNIFSVEFDGLLVENKPISIGKYFVQPNFNNRNTINKLLDLNFNRSKSFQEILADYNQSNDETMVEDENYSETLSKYKKMKISKSKDIFQI